One Platichthys flesus chromosome 14, fPlaFle2.1, whole genome shotgun sequence genomic region harbors:
- the LOC133968316 gene encoding MICOS complex subunit MIC26-like: protein MLKVTGSGVMPGTLGLLPVTVRAAAAGDRENEAASCSVLNRDELSLYADPPQRPGYEEPEAGQLEQSVASLRKLLEPHAAWWQGTYNRIQPRVHSVFRRGHDAYTYLNDPPKGFYPRAGVIGLTGVLGLLLARGSRTKRLLYPAGLVTLSASLYYPERAAAIARSAGDSVYDRAVQGYAAVEKMVKPQGKGAKTADSEPKPR, encoded by the coding sequence ATGTTGAAGGTGACAGGTAGCGGTGTCATGCCGGGGACTCTCGGTCTGTTACCGGTCACCGTCCGTGCTGCTGCCGCCGGCGACAGAGAGAATGAGGCGGCGAGCTGCTCCGTGTTGAACCGGGACGAGCTGTCTCTGTACGCGGATCCCCCGCAGCGACCCGGGTACGAGGAGCCCGAGGCCGGTCAGCTGGAGCAGAGCGTGGCCTCCCTCAGGAAGCTGCTGGAGCCGCACGCCGCCTGGTGGCAGGGCACGTACAACAGAATCCAGCCCAGAGTTCACAGCGTGTTCCGGCGAGGACACGACGCCTACACCTACCTGAATGACCCACCTAAGGGCTTCTACCCCCGGGCAGGGGTCATCGGATTGACCGGTGTCCTGGGGCTGCTGCTCGCCCGAGGCTCAAGGACCAAGAGGCTCCTGTACCCGGCCGGCCTGGTGACCCTGAGCGCCTCCCTCTACTACCCGGAGCGAGCGGCTGCCATCGCCAGGTCCGCCGGGGACTCGGTGTACGACCGGGCCGTGCAGGGGTACGCGGCCGTGGAGAAGATGGTGAAGCCGCAGGGCAAAGGTGCAAAGACCGCAGACTCCGAGCCGAAGCCCCGATGA
- the eif3f gene encoding eukaryotic translation initiation factor 3 subunit F, translating into MSVYGPVVKIHPVVLASICDSYERRNEGASRVIGTLLGTVDKHTIEVTNCFSVPHNESEDEVAVDMEFAKNMYELHKRVSPTEVIIGWYATGFDITEHSVLIHEYYSREATNPIHMTVDTALQSGKMNVRAYVSAQMGVPGKTVGVMFTPLSVKYVQFDTERIGVDLLQRTRLAPSRTKGLTSDLSQVAGSASRVQDMLTTMLAYIDDVMSGKVAADNSVGRFLMDLVNKVPTIPAEDFENMLNSNINDLLMVTYLSNLTQAQIALNEKLVLL; encoded by the exons ATGTCGGTTTACGGGCCAGTGGTGAAAATTCACCCCGTCGTCCTCGCTTCTATCTGCGACTCGTACGAGCGGAGAAATGAGGGAGCGAGCCGTGTGATCGGGACCCTGCTGG gAACTGTTGACAAACACACGATCGAAGTGACCAACTGCTTCTCTGTTCCCCACAACGAGTCCGAGGATGAG GTGGCCGTGGACATGGAGTTCGCCAAGAACATGTACGAGCTCCACAAGAGGGTGTCACCCACTGAGGTCATCATCGGCTG GTACGCGACAGGCTTTGACATCACAGAACACTCAGTGCTCATCCACGAGTACTACAGCCGTGAGGCCACCAACCCCATCCACATGACCGTGGACACCGCGCTGCAGAGCGGCAAGATGAACGTCCGCGCTTATGTCAG CGCGCAGATGGGTGTGCCAGGAAAGACCGTTGGTGTGATGTTCACCCCACTTTCTGTCAAGTATGTCCAGTTTGACACCGAGAGGATAGGCG TGGACCTTCTCCAGAGGACTCGTTTGGCTCCCAGTCGCACCAAGGGGCTGACCTCCGATCTTTCCCAGGTCGCTGGATCCGCCTCACGAGTGCAGGACATGCTGACTACCATGCTTGCGTACATCGATGATGTGATG TCTGGCAAGGTGGCGGCAGATAACAGTGTGGGCCGTTTCCTGATGGACCTGGTCAACAAGGTTCCCACCATCCCAGCGGAGGACTTTGAGAACATGCTCAACTCCAACATCAAC GATCTGTTGATGGTGACCTACCTGTCGAATCTGACCCAAGCACAGATTGCCCTGAACGAGAAGCTGGTGCTGCTCTGA
- the dnaaf6 gene encoding protein PIH1D3, which yields MEGFVSSAQSLQALSALLSTGQEEEEEEEQGRKGTALAQLGPGSIGPPPTKHKEVTTACVKRNSKDIWSEEEVADGSQFDDLTDLRPQPEYEIILKQSVGTEDVFLGLSGKDPSSMCCEAILVKIKLPDTKASDVVLDVQEKFLDLRTPKHKLGLHLPNAVHRHEGKAQFFSEREELQVTLMVKRPMDFINMQ from the exons ATGGAGGGTTTTGTTTCCTCGGCTCAGAGTTTACAggctctctctgctctgttatCCACTgggcaggaggaagaggaggaagaggaacagggCAGA AAGGGGACAGCCCTCGCACAGCTGGGTCCTGGAAGCATTGGTCCCCCACCCACAAAACATAAAGAAG TGACCACTGCCTGTGTGAAGAGGAACAGTAAAGATATCTGGAGCGAGGAGGAGGTCGCTGACGGCTCCCAGTTTGATGATCTGACCGACCTGCGGCCGCAGCCTGa GTATGAAATAATCCTGAAGCAGAGCGTGGGGACAGAGGATGTCTTCTTGGGCTTGAGTGGAAAGGATCCATCGTCCATGTGCTGTGAAGCCATACTG GTGAAAATCAAACTGCCAGACACTAAAGCATCAGATGTGGTCCTGGACGTACAAGAGAAGTTCCTTGATCTGCGGACACCAAAGCA caaaCTGGGTCTCCATCTCCCAAACGCCGTCCACAGACACGAGGGCAAAGCTCAATTCTTCAGCGAgcgagaggagctgcaggtgacGCTGATGGTGAAACGGCCCATGGACTTTATCAACATGCAATAA